From Schizosaccharomyces pombe strain 972h- genome assembly, chromosome: II, the proteins below share one genomic window:
- the taf51 gene encoding transcription initiation factor TFIID subunit taf73, whose product MAQSSYSSGNSTSDLNKIVLDYLFKKGYSRTEAMLRLEISSVGAIPEEQQDWHIGASETYVQVYILLRDWIDGTLDLYKPKLQKVLYPIFVHSYLDLLQKNDPEMAIYFFESFRIEHEVLHGYDIRALAQLKIASDVEEIEIAQLYRKNKYRINFTRSTFDLLVQFLFENEVNGSGIIIRLLNQYIDIKITMPQVEGKEDPNVQAVYEMDEAKNEQTIISEQEGIPGHSEQLLDYNKQSIQLGLRPLSEEVVTTLKNLLEVKDKDVEGRNEALNKILHPAKNLVELLTEKENLINESTLESPSDPPLPPTKMKDIDYFVSLLESEQNSLILGKNATDPSVFMYTMHNTLSAVNCAAFSDDASMFALGCADSSIHLYSSTNNGPQPLVGSQNEPLQKSSLIGHTRPVFGVSISPQKEFILSCSEDGFTRLWSKDTKSTIVKYAGHNAPIWDVQFSPFGYYFATASHDQTARLWDVEHAAPLRVFVGHQNDVDCVSFHPNAAYLATGSSDHTTRMWDVRTGGTVRVFNAHHSPVSALCMSADGLSLASADESGIIKVWDLRSSNQHVSFVKHSSIVYSLSFSYDNKILVSGGADTDVNFWDLTYRNNLSDGEQSPLLFNFKTKNTIIQNLSFTRRNYCLALSSS is encoded by the exons ATGGCTCAATCTTCCTACTCTTCTGGTAATTCAACTTCAGATTTAAACAAGATTGTTTTGGACTATCTGTTTAAAAAGGGTTATTCCAGGACTGAAGCTATGCTTCGGTTGGAAATATCCAGTGTTGGCGCAATTCCTGAAGAACAGCAAGACTGGCACATCGGTGCTTCTGAAACTTATGTACaagtttatattttattaagagATTGGATTGATGGTACATTAGATTTGTATAAGCCAAAACTACAAAAAGTCCTTTATCCAATTTTTGTACACTCTTACTTAGACTTActgcaaaaaaatgatcCCGAAATGGCAATATACTTCTTTGAATCATTTCGTATAGAGCATGAAGTGTTGCATGGCTATGACATTCGAGCATTAGCTCAGTTGAAGATTGCATCAGACGTTGAGGAGATAGAAATAGCTCAGCTTTATcgcaaaaataaataccgGATTAATTTCACGAGGTCTACATTTGATTTACTAGTACAGTTTTTGTTCGAAAACGAAGTCAATGGAAGTGGAATAATAATTCGCTTATTGAATCAGTACattgatataaaaattactaTGCCTCAAGTCGAGGGCAAGGAGGACCCTAATGTGCAAGCGGTCTATGAAATGGACGAAGCTAAAAATGAACAGACAATAATTAGTGAGCAAGAAGGAATTCCTGGCCATTCCGAACAGCTTCTTGATTACAACAAGCAAAGCATACAACTTGGATTACGTCCCTTGTCAGAAGAAGTTGTCacaactttaaaaaacttgttAGAAGTAAAAGATAAAGACGTGGAGGGAAGAAATGAAGCTCTGAATAAAATATTGCATCCTGCAAAGAACCTTGTCGAATTGCTGactgaaaaagaaaatctaATCAACGAATCAACTCTAGAATCACCATCTGATCCCCCATTACCTCCAACCAAAATGAAGGACATAGactattttgtttctttacTGGAAAGCGAACAGAATTCTTTAATACTCGGAAAAAATGCTACGGATCCTAGTGTTTTCATGTATACCATGCACAATACACTTTCCGCTGTAAATTGTGCTGCATTCTCTGATGACGCCTCTATGTTCGCTCTGGGTTGCGCAGACTCTTCAATTCATTTGTACAGTTCTACTAACAATGGTCCGCAACCATTAGTGGGAAGTCAAAATGAGCCTTTACAAAAGTCCTCTTTAATTGGACATACGAGACCAGTTTTTGGAGTGAGCATCTCTCCTCAAAAAGAGTTTATACTGTCATGCTCTGAGGATGGCTTTACTCGTTTGTGGTCCAAGGATACTAAGTCCACTATTGTCAAATATGCTGGTCATAATGCGCCGATTTGGGACGTTCAGTTTTCCCCTTTCGGCTATTATTTTGCAACAGCCTCGCACGACCAAACAGCACGTCTATGGGATGTTGAGCATGCAGCACCTTTGAGAGTATTTGTTGGACATCAAAATGATGTGGAT TGTGTTTCATTTCATCCGAATGCAGCTTATCTTGCTACAGGATCTAGTGATCATACAACTAGAATGTGGGACGTTCGCACTGGTGGAACAGTTCGCGTGTTTAATGCCCATCATTCTCCTGTTTCTGCATTGTGTATGTCTGCTGATGGCTTATCGTTGGCATCTGCTGATGAATCGGGCATAATAAAAGTGTGGGATCTCAGAAGTAGTAATCAGCACGTTTCATTCGTTAAACACTCTAGTATCGTTtattctctttctttttcatatGATAACAAAATTCTGGTTTCCGGAGGTGCAGATACTGATGTTAACTTTTGGGATTTGACATACCGGAATAACTTATCGGACGGCGAACAGTCCCCgcttttattcaattttaaaaccaaaaatacTATTATACAAAACTTAAGTTTTACTCGAAGAAACTATTGTCTAGCATTAAGCTCTTCCTAA
- the pho2 gene encoding 4-phosphoerythronate phosphatase/2-phosphoglycolate phophatase, involved in detoxification of glycolytic by-products: protein MAKKLSSPKEYKEFIDKFDVFLFDCDGVLWSGSKPIPGVTDTMKLLRSLGKQIIFVSNNSTKSRETYMNKINEHGIAAKLEEIYPSAYSSATYVKKVLKLPADKKVFVLGEAGIEDELDRVGVAHIGGTDPSLRRALASEDVEKIGPDPSVGAVLCGMDMHVTYLKYCMAFQYLQDPNCAFLLTNQDSTFPTNGKFLPGSGAISYPLIFSTGRQPKILGKPYDEMMEAIIANVNFDRKKACFVGDRLNTDIQFAKNSNLGGSLLVLTGVSKEEEILEKDAPVVPDYYVESLAKLAETA, encoded by the exons ATGGCTAAAAAACTTTCATCACCCAAGGAATATAAAGAATTCATTGATAAATTCgatgtttttttgttcgACTGTGATG GTGTACTTTGGAGCGGCAGTAAGCCTATACCAGGAGTTACGGATACCATGAAGCTCCTTCGTTCTTTAG gaaaacaaattatttttgtctCAAACAATTCTACGAAATCAAGAGAAACATAtatgaataaaatcaatgaaCACGGTATTGCAGCCAAACTTGAGGAAATCTACCCTAGTGCTTATTCATCAGCTACTTATGTAAAGAAAGTGCTAAAGCTTCCTGCCGATAAGAAAGTTTTTGTACTTGGAGAAGCAGGTATCGAAGATGAGCTTGATAGAGTAGGGGTTGCTCATATTGGTGGAACGGACCCGTCGTTGAGACGTGCATTAGCTTCTGAAGATGTTGAGAAGATTGGTCCTGATCCTTCTGTAGGTGCTGTGTTATGTGGTATGGATATGCATGTCACCTATTTGAAATATTGCATGGCTTTCCAATACCTTCAAGACCCTAACTGCGCATTCCTTTTGACGAACCAAGATTCCACTTTTCCTACAAACGGAAAGTTTTTACCCGGTTCTGGAGCAATTTCATATCCGTTAATCTTTTCAACTGGACGTCAACCTAAAATCCTTGGAAAGCCTTATGATGAGATGATGGAAGCCATCATAGCTAATGTGAATTTTGATAGAAAGAAGGCTTGCTTTGTGGGAGATCGACTCAACACAGATATTCAATTTGCCAAGAATTCCAACCTTGGGGGTTCTTTGTTAGTATTGACTGGTGTCAGTAAGGAAGAAGAGATTCTTGAGAAGGATGCACCTGTTGTTCCTGATTACTACGTTGAATCCCTTGCAAAACTTGCTGAGACTGCATAG
- the cwf22 gene encoding splicing factor Cwf22, which produces MEKEDKSFGIGMLDYNRENPESSGHSRVAVIRKQKTEQENNNLSWEDRHYIPDLHKSNKIKTPTSLADEKKSHNELDPKAQIKKLMETRSGGTYIPPAKLKALQAQLTDVNTPEYQRMQWEALKKSINGLINKVNKSNIRDIIPELFQENIIRGRALYCRSIMKAQAASLPFTPIYAAMTAVINTKFPQIGELLLTRLIVQFRKSFQRNDKSMCISSSSFIAHLINQKIAHEIVGLQILAVLLERPTNDSIEIAVMLLREIGAYLAEVSTRAYNGVFERFRTILHEGQLERRTQFIIEVLFQTRKDKFKNNPTIPQELDLVEEEDQITHYISLDDNLDVQESLGIFHYDPDYEENEKKYDAIKHEILGEEDDDENEEDEEDSEETSESEEDESVNDEKPQVIDQTNASLVNLRKSIYLTIMSSVDFEECCHKLLKIDLPEGQEIELCNMVIECNSQERTYAKFYGLIGERFCKLSRTWRSTYEQCFKNYYETIHRYETNRLRNIALFFANLLSTDSIGWEVYDCVRLTEDDTTASSRIFLKIMFQEIVEALGLKSLVERLHDPNLVPYLHGLFPVDEARNVRFSINYFTSIGLGALTEEMREYLLTMPKSEPKEQDSEGYSSGSETGSTYSSSYSSTYSRGRSYSRSTRSYSKSRSYSRSRSVTPINNINHKKYIRKDRELSPRGRERSSNRNSYSDLSRSSSLSRGRSRSYTPEGRLIESEDKGYRSRSSSPASRKYRSRQRYRRSYAGSTSRGRSFSRSPSYRRRLSMSCSVSYSRSPSPAARPISRSPARNKRSYDSLSYNRQYSPKVSRKRSNESRSPSPYTLRKQKTYHLNKRNEDFVVKMDKKGSESPVILAPWLREVDDGELYKDRNSESDSVRKQPRAD; this is translated from the exons ATGGAGAAAGAAGATAAATCATTTGGTATTGGAATGTTGGATTACAATAGGGAAAACCCAGAGTCTTCTGGCCATAGCAGAGTGGCAGTTATTCGAAAACAGAAAACTGAACAGGAAAATAATAACTTGAGCTGGGAAGATAGGCATTACATACCAGACCTCCATAAgtcaaataaaatcaaaacgCCAACTTCTCTTGCTGATGAGAAAAAATCCCACAATGAGTTGGATCCCAAAGCTCAGATTAAAAAGCTCATGGAAACCAGATCAGGAGGGACTTATATCCCTCCGGCAAAACTTAAGGCTTTACAAGCACAATTAACTGATGTAAATACTCCCGAGTATCAAAGGATGCAATGGGAAGCCCTTAAAAAGTCCATCAACGGATTAATTAATAAGGTTAATAAAAGCAATATTAGAGATATAATTCCAGAGCTCtttcaagaaaatataattagagGTCGTGCTTTATATTGCCGCAGCATTATGAAAGCTCAGGCTGCCTCGTTACCTTTCACCCCAATCTATGCTGCTATGACAGCGGttataaatacaaaatttccGCAAATAGGTGAATTACTATTAACTCGTTTGATTGTACAATTCCGAAAGTCATTTCAAAGGAATGACAAATCCATGTGTAtctcatcttcttcatttatcGCACATcttattaatcaaaaaatagcACACGAAATTGTGGGCTTACAGATTCTTGCTGTTCTTTTGGAGAGACCTACCAATGATTCTATAGAAATAGCCGTTATGCTTCTACGAGAAATTGGAGCCTACCTAGCTGAAGTTTCCACTAGGGCTTATAATGGTGTGTTTGAAAGATTTCGTACTATTTTACATGAAGGCCAGTTGGAACGCCGTACGcaatttattattgaaGTTTTGTTCCAAACACGTAAGGAcaagtttaaaaataacCCCACAATTCCCCAAGAGTTGGATCTTGTTGAGGAAGAAGACCAAATTACGCATTATATCAGTTTAGATGATAACCTTGATGTCCAAGAGTCATTGGGTATTTTTCACTATGATCCCGACTACGAAGAGAATGAGAAAAAATACGATGCTATAAAACATGAAATATTGGGTGAAGAGGATGACGACGAAAacgaagaagatgaagaagatagTGAAGAAACGAGTGAATCTGAAGAGGACGAATCGGTGAATGATGAAAAACCTCAGGTTATAGATCAAACAAATGCTAGTCTTGTCAATTTACGGAAGTCTATCTACTTAACAATTATGTCTTCTGTAGATTTTGAGGAATGTTGTCATaaattactaaaaattGATCTTCCCGAGGGTCAGGAAATTGAACTCTGCAATATGGTTATTGAGTGTAACAGTCAAGAACGCACATATGCGAAATTTTACGGTTTAATAGGTGAGCGATTTTGCAAACTATCGCGGACTTGGCGATCTACGTATGAgcaatgttttaaaaactaCTACGAAACTATACATCGATACGAAACTAATAGATTGAGGAATATcgcattattttttgccAACCTCTTGAGTACTGACTCAATTGGTTGGGAAGTATATGACTGTGTACGTCTTACCGAAGACGATACCACAGCTTCTTCtcgaatatttttaaaaataatgtttcaGGAAATAGTGGAAGCTTTAGGTCTTAAGAGCTTGGTAGAAAGATTACACGATCCTAATTTAGTGCCTTACTTACATGGCTTGTTTCCAGTCGATGAAGCTCGTAACGTTCGTTTCTCTATCAATTACTTTACTTCTATTGGTTTGGGTGCATTAACTGAAGAAATGAGAGAGTACCTCCTTACCATGCCCAAAAGCGAGCCAAAGGAGCAAGATAGCGAAGGTTATAGCTCTGGATCCGAGACAGGATCAACATATAGTTCCTCTTATTCTTCCACATACTCACGTGGGAGATCATATTCTCGGTCAACTCGGTCATACTCGAAAAGCCGTTCTTATTCTCGCTCCCGCAGTGTAACCCCTATCAATAATataaatcataaaaaatacattagAAAAGATAGAGAATTATCTCCTCGTGGGAGAGAACGGTCATCAAACCGTAACTCTTATTCTGATCTTTCCAGGTCATCATCATTGTCAAGGGGTCGCTCACGCTCTTACACGCCGGAGGGAAGATTAATTGAATCTGAAGATAAGGGTTATCGTTCTCGTTCTTCTTCACCTGCTTCACGTAAGTATCGCTCGCGCCAACGTTATAGACGTTCATACGCTGGTTCTACAAGCAGAGGCAGGTCCTTTTCTCGCTCACCCTCCTACAGAAGAAGGTTGAGTATGTCATGTTCAGTTTCATACTCTAGATCTCCGTCTCC CGCTGCACGCCCTATTTCTCGCTCTCCTGCTAGGAATAAAAGATCTTATGACTCTTTATCATACAACCGTCAATATTCACCAAAGGTATCTAGAAAAAGGTCTAATGAATCTAGGTCACCTTCACCTTACACTCTCCGGAAGCAAAAAACATACCACTTGAATAAGAGGAACGAAGACTTTGTTGTGAAGATGGATAAAAAAGGTTCTGAATCACCTGTCATATTGGCACCATGGTTGCGTGAGGTTGATGATGGCGAACTTTATAAAGACAGGAACAGTGAATCAGATAGTGTTCGTAAACAACCAAGGGCTGATTAA
- the cwf24 gene encoding zf-C3HC4 domain-containing and GCN5-like protein cwf24, with translation MEQKNLNINQASGSKINTELAVPIFQSRRRHRPRQGLKRKKGFKRDDDSGGSSESSNEDMRDNIPIVSGRKKTVRLNRLQRESEQFENSALKDINVEYQSNLSATGESVNTTTVSAINEDTREVILGRPSPKLANQSTLPTELFQSQNDYSRFLPKRKDFEKKSQVGPVLSSNASTVRMNTIIDYQPDVCKDYKLTGYCGYGDTCKFLHMREDYKAGWQLDREWDSVQEKYKKGAKLEEGMVKNEKKEDIPFVCLICKKDYRSPIATTCGHHFCEQCAITRYRKTPTCIQCGADTKGLFSVDKNFDRLLKNRKSKNDEAVKQKVGGFESNNSATTEVSERKDREASFQGFADTLAKPNTSAQQKMPSLGDNSNTIISKYFIREITESNIVHFKRLVRVVLEASYSDKFYRLVLKNPDYARIATFEDKFVGAISSLVAEDNSLYVTVLCVLAPYRCLGIGSLLIDHVKKTAINNNIDRISLHVQTTNESVIKWYTAHGFKIVKQINDFYRRLENKSAFYMVCPLSAHNNIISNH, from the coding sequence AtggaacaaaaaaatttaaatatcaATCAGGCTTCAGGttcaaaaatcaatacCGAATTAGCTGttccaatttttcaaagccGTCGGAGACATCGCCCCAGACAAGGACTGAAGCGTAAAAAAGGATTCAAACGAGATGATGACTCTGGAGGCAGCAGTGAATCATCAAATGAAGATATGCGGGACAATATTCCAATTGTTTcgggaagaaaaaaaaccgTTCGCTTAAATCGATTGCAAAGAGAATCCGAGCAATTCGAGAACTCTGCTTTGAAAGATATAAATGTTGAATATCAGTCAAATCTAAGCGCTACTGGTGAGTCCGTTAATACTACAACTGTTTCGGCTATCAACGAAGATACGAGAGAGGTCATTTTAGGTCGACCTTCTCCGAAGTTAGCTAATCAGTCTACTCTTCCTACTGAGTTATTCCAGTCACAAAACGATTACTCTAGATTTTTGCCTAAAAGGAAAgattttgagaaaaaaagcCAAGTAGGGCCAGTTTTATCTTCCAATGCTTCTACTGTCCGTATGAATACAATTATTGACTACCAACCCGATGTTTGTAAAGATTATAAGCTCACTGGGTATTGCGGTTATGGAGATacttgtaaatttttgcatATGCGAGAGGATTACAAAGCTGGATGGCAACTTGATAGAGAATGGGATTCAGTCCAggaaaaatacaaaaaaggaGCTAAATTGGAAGAAGGGATggtaaaaaatgagaaaaaagagGATATACCTTTCGTCTgtttaatttgtaaaaaggATTACCGAAGTCCTATTGCTACCACTTGTGGTCACCATTTTTGTGAACAGTGTGCCATAACTAGATATCGTAAAACACCGACATGCATCCAGTGTGGTGCAGATACTAAAGGTTTGTTTTCTGttgacaaaaattttgatcggcttttgaaaaatagaaaatcaAAGAATGACGAGGCGGTCAAGCAAAAGGTTGGTGGTTTCGAAAGTAATAATTCCGCAACTACAGAAGTTTCGGAACGTAAAGATCGTGAAGCTTCATTTCAAGGGTTTGCAGATACGTTGGCAAAACCAAATACATCGgctcaacaaaaaatgccTAGTTTAGGTGATAATTCAAATACAATTATTTCAAAGTATTTTATAAGAGAGATTACTGAATCCAATATAGTCCATTTCAAACGCCTCGTTCGTGTCGTTTTAGAGGCTTCTTATAGTGACAAATTCTACCGCCTAGTTCTCAAAAATCCAGATTACGCCCGCATTGCAACATTCGAAGACAAATTCGTTGGAGCCATTAGCAGCCTTGTTGCAGAAGATAATTCACTTTACGTAACAGTCTTATGTGTTCTTGCCCCTTACAGATGTCTGGGAATTGGAAGCTTATTAATTGATCACGTCAAAAAAACTGCCATAAACAATAATATAGACAGAATTTCTCTTCATGTACAAACAACAAACGAATCAGTTATTAAATGGTATACTGCTCATGGATTTAAGATTGTTAAGCAAATCAATGATTTTTACCGAAGGCTAGAAAACAAATCAGCTTTTTATATGGTGTGCCCGTTAAGTGCtcataataatataatttcAAATCACTAA
- the vts1 gene encoding RNA hairpin-binding protein, with protein MEVVEGRRKTCLDVVDSPSSRQKQTIAVSLVDGKNYPTRFLNSRTIDKLKQELNTSNLSTGEMSTNETLKNAQEVAGKLLSEENEDSISEHFDEYLGADKPGISFLTRLKTLESWFQSLSLQDRLTTLRTLLHHLPSQEISTLLSSSLTSSPSNSGLSLDKSLPSSPKGDSPSLSSSLPSLTTKSNLSGNLNMVTPASTQGPAFSSKHGFSNALSTASPIPVRTSSVSSTYLTQDREASSKNCLSKALAFSSIEPPASSASTSPRNTPTPSNNGTSINANVTSSLTSNSTGKTSKTTDLLIAASKKSLPSNSTPSKPNTSFFETPHNNIWDSRDRGAFSAPPAPFFPLGFSPHLNDESSRSRWSNISYSPPPPPPPPELLNHSPKSRPLGDKPYLFYRNNQIGPRTRTEGRSSITEGKPFLSSSLRFEHVPSANDLNSVVNARVEKSTGQPSTPLNRQHYFNELPHSTTPVTLPSLIHGSEIDRRRSGFCLNNFNSTPPFQPYHYEIGSGLPQQMHATNTILTNPIDPNSNISTPVGMHLCTLPYTYQPFSSVEKIETPPNNSKNQTYRRSSRGSNKTRKSISHSKNTDKHVGNELPQDIPSWLRSLRLHKYTNNLKDTDWDALVSLSDLDLQNRGIMALGARRKLLKSFQEVAPLVSSKKMNENLKAAKNQSSESLTSFKGHTDSEDLPSGSMSNEISSNSTKQDVSSSSMD; from the coding sequence ATGGAAGTGGTTGAAGGAAGACGGAAGACGTGCCTTGACGTTGTTGATTCTCCATCTTCACGTCAAAAACAAACTATAGCTGTCTCGTTGGTAGATGGTAAAAACTATCCTACGcgatttttaaatagtaGGACCATAGATAAATTGAAGCAAGAATTAAACACTTCTAATCTGTCGACTGGAGAAATGTCTACTAACGAAACCTTAAAAAATGCTCAAGAAGTTGCCGGTAAGCTTCTATCCGAAGAGAATGAAGATTCAATATCGGAACATTTCGATGAGTATTTAGGAGCTGATAAGCCTGGTATATCCTTTTTGACTCGTCTGAAAACTCTTGAAAGCTGGTTTCAATCCTTAAGTCTCCAAGATCGACTGACGACCTTACGGACTCTTTTGCATCACCTTCCTTCTCAAGAAATATCTACACTTCTGTCGTCTAGCCTTACGTCCTCTCCTTCAAACTCTGGCTTATCTTTAGACAAATCTCTCCCTTCGTCCCCTAAAGGTGACTCACCTTCCCTTTCAAGTTCACTTCCTTCATTGACCACAAAATCCAACTTGTCTGGAAATTTGAACATGGTGACTCCCGCGTCCACCCAGGGACCtgcattttcttcaaagcaTGGCTTTTCTAACGCTCTTTCTACGGCTTCGCCAATTCCTGTTCGTACATCTTCAGTATCATCTACTTACCTCACGCAGGATCGTGAGGcatcttccaaaaattgcCTTTCTAAGGCTTTAGCATTTTCCTCCATTGAGCCGCCTGCCTCTTCTGCTTCTACGAGTCCTCGGAATACTCCTACCCCTTCTAATAATGGGACTTCAATTAATGCTAATGTAACATCTTCTTTAACCAGCAATTCCACCGGCAAAACATCCAAGACCACTGATCTTTTAATAGCTGCATCTAAAAAGTCTTTACCGTCAAATTCAACACCATCAAAACCTAAtacatctttttttgaaactcctcataataatatttgGGATTCTCGTGATAGAGGAGCTTTTTCAGCTCCTCCTGCTCCTTTTTTTCCACTTGGATTTTCACCACATTTGAATGATGAGTCTTCTCGTTCGAGATGGAGTAATATATCTTATTCTCCGCCTCCACCACCACCTCCTCCTGAATTATTAAACCATTCTCCAAAGTCTCGCCCTTTAGGCGATAAGCCTTATCTGTTTTACCGTAATAACCAAATCGGACCTCGAACTCGAACTGAAGGAAGATCTAGCATTACAGAAGGTAAACCGTTTTTATCATCTTCCCTTCGTTTTGAGCACGTACCTTCTGCTAATGACCTAAATTCTGTAGTCAATGCTCGTGTTGAGAAATCAACTGGGCAACCATCGACGCCGTTGAATCGTCAACATTATTTCAACGAACTTCCACATTCGACTACTCCGGTTACATTACCCTCGTTGATTCATGGTTCTGAAATTGATAGGAGACGAAGTGGTTTTTGCTTGAACAATTTCAATTCAACTCCTCCCTTTCAGCCCTATCATTACGAAATTGGTTCTGGTTTACCTCAACAGATGCATGCTACCAATACGATTTTAACGAATCCTATAGATCCTAATTCTAATATCTCGACACCCGTAGGAATGCACCTTTGCACCCTTCCTTACACTTATCAACCGTTTAGTtcagttgaaaaaatagagaCTCCACCCAATAATTCAAAGAACCAAACATACCGTAGAAGCTCACGGGGATCTAATAAAACCAGAAAATCGATTTCACATTCTAAAAACACAGACAAGCATGTTGGTAATGAGCTTCCGCAAGATATTCCGAGCTGGCTCAGAAGTTTGCGCCTACACAAGTATACCAATAATTTAAAGGATACGGATTGGGATGCTTTGGTTTCGTTAAGTGATCTCGATTTGCAAAATCGAGGCATCATGGCACTGGGTGCTCGTCGTAAACTgttgaaaagttttcaGGAAGTTGCACCGCTagtatcttcaaaaaaaatgaatgaaaatttaaaagcgGCGAAAAACCAAAGTTCGGAGTCTTTAACGAGCTTCAAAGGTCATACTGACTCGGAGGATCTTCCAAGTGGGAGCATGTCTAACGAAATAAGCTCGAATTCAACTAAACAGGATGTTTCTAGTTCATCAATGGACTGA
- the atp16 gene encoding F1-ATPase delta subunit atp16: protein MFRLSNYMLRKSQFPQGLVRAPFGIRGYAQAVQKNEKLVLSMALPYQTIYEKVPVTQVDIPAEDGEMGILKDHVPMIQCLKPGVISVTDESSNKSKYFISGGFAVQQPSNELSITVPEAYKLEDFSSSVANQLLEKHKAEMNSSDEGVAAEAAVRVSVLESLVRALK from the coding sequence ATGTTTCGTTTATCAAATTACATGCTGAGAAAATCACAATTTCCTCAAGGTTTAGTACGTGCTCCTTTTGGAATTCGTGGTTATGCCCAAGCTGTtcagaaaaatgaaaaattagtaCTTTCCATGGCATTGCCATACCAAACCATCTATGAGAAGGTTCCTGTAACTCAGGTCGACATCCCTGCGGAAGATGGCGAGATGGGTATCCTTAAAGATCATGTTCCCATGATTCAGTGTCTTAAGCCAGGAGTTATTTCTGTTACTGATGAATCCAGcaacaaatcaaaatatttcatttctGGAGGATTTGCGGTACAACAGCCTTCTAATGAACTTTCTATCACCGTTCCTGAAGCTTATAAACTTGAAgacttttcttcttctgtCGCAAATCAACTTCTTGAAAAGCACAAAGCTGAGATGAATTCTTCTGATGAGGGGGTTGCTGCCGAGGCGGCGGTTCGAGTCAGTGTTTTGGAATCCCTCGTTCGCGCTTTAAAATAA